In Pocillopora verrucosa isolate sample1 chromosome 13, ASM3666991v2, whole genome shotgun sequence, one genomic interval encodes:
- the LOC131772244 gene encoding uncharacterized protein isoform X2, giving the protein MSRKSNKMKRVQCVDEDVSSSDEPDPKRFMNDNSGSTKRRLKSKLIKVMVLFHRDVRKENGRVHLLKGKLGQLRKPERGQYKTRIPITTDMTKTIVEKQLRLQLPIVGDKGRLSCATAVDNRERLEFHNSPERVEDDSGTVWDGAGTLLDDPGTLQDCLGTGWDDPGTSCDDPGTSWDDQGTSWDDPGTSWDYPGTSWDDPGTSCDDPGTSWDDQGTSWDDPGTSWDDPGTSWDDLGTGWDDPGTEWDGTETVWDGTGTVGDDPGRECDDPGIVCDDPRTVWDGSGTVQDGLGTVSDDPGTVWDGSGTVWDGTKINRLIKGNSVLYVLFERTPESVNERPEPPKVNSCLLQDQMPELTDSPFFFSKKLKELKRKHDSSSSTVPEVQNLGASVKKQVLQSTSYSKGSKEGGQQSHQEQGDDSVNPTAGLLGPGLRQSSVEDHSKESQEVNKVRRSVENNATDSAYESTTGNTSGVDDNTEHSKVIIKLCPDKGPITGGTEFVICLDVKGIPENITSLQALFEGVGYVNLTPVTEGVYTGRSRASKITGNVTVTVHSPDGTWNSPNETEFIYHPVDNQQLHTLIAKVSDEQLD; this is encoded by the exons ATGAGTAGAAAGAG CAATAAGATGAAGCGCGTTCAATGCGTAGATGAAGATGTGTCAAGCAGCGACGAGCCAGATCCTAAAAGATTCATGAATGATAACTCTGGCTCAACAAAACGCAGGTTAAAATCAAAGTTGATAAAAGTGATGGTATTATTCCACCGGGATGTCCGGAAAGAAAACGGGAGAGTACACCTTTTAAAAGGTAAACTGGGTCAATTAAGGAAGCCCGAACGAGGACAATATAAAACGAGGATTCCGATCACCACGGACATGACAAAAACGATTGTGGAGAAACAGCTCCGCCTGCAGTTACCGATTGTAGGAGATAAAGGAAG ATTAAGCTGTGCCACAGCTGTGGATAACAGAGAACGATTAGAGTTCCATAATAGCCCAGAAAGAGTAGAGGATGACTCAGGAACAGTATGGGATGGTGCAGGAACATTATTGGATGACCCAGGTACATTACAGGATTGCCTAGGAACAGGATGGGATGACCCAGGAACATCATGCGATGACCCAGGAACATCATGGGATGACCAGGGAACATCATGGGATGACCCAGGAACATCATGGGATTACCCAGGAACATCATGGGATGACCCAGGAACATCATGCGATGACCCAGGAACATCATGGGATGACCAGGGAACATCATGGGATGACCCAGGAACATCATGGGATGACCCAGGAACATCATGGGATGATCTAGGAACAGGATGGGATGACCCAGGAACAGAATGGGATGGCACAGAAACAGTATGGGATGGCACAGGAACAGTAGGGGATGACCCAGGAAGAGAATGTGATGACCCAGGAATAGTATGTGATGACCCAAGAACAGTATGGGATGGCTCAGGAACAGTACAGGATGGCTTAGGAACAGTATCAGATGACCCAGGAACAGTTTGGGATGGCTCAGGAACAGTATGGGATGGAACCAAGATTAACAGGCTTATTAAGGGGAATTCTGTCCTTTATGTACTTTTCGag AGAACTCCTGAATCAGTAAATGAAAGACCAGAGCCTCCAAAAGTTAATAGTTGCCTATTACAAGATCAGATGCCTGAACTAACGG ATTcacctttcttcttttcaaaaaagctcaaagaactgaaaagaaaacatgattCCAGCTCTTCAACAGTACCAGAAGTTCAAAATTTAGGGGCAAGTGTAAAGAAGCAAG TATTGCAGAGCACAAGTTACTCTAAAGGTAGCAAAGAAGGAGGGCAGCAATCTCATCAGGAGCAAGGAGATGACAGTGTCAACCCAACTGCAGGCCTTCTTGGTCCAGGTTTGAGACAAAGTTCTGTAGAAGATCACTCTAAGGAATCCCAAGAAGTTAATAAG GTGAGGAGATCTGTTGAAAATAACGCCACAGACTCTGCATATGAATCCACTACTGGGAATACATCTGGTGTTGATGACAACACTGAGCATTCaaaag TGATAATAAAACTTTGCCCAGATAAAGGCCCCATAACg GGTGGTACAGagtttgttatttgccttgATGTTAAGGGTATTCCAGAAAATATCACATCACTGCAAGCTTTATTTGAGGGGGTTGGATACGTAAACCTAACACCAGTTACTGAAGGTGTCTACACTGGGCGTAGTCGAG CCTCTAAAATTACTGGGAATGTCACCGTTACGGTGCATTCTCCAGATGGTACATGGAACTCACCCAATGAAACAGAATTCATATACCATCCCGTTGATAATCAACAGCTCCACACACTGATTGCTAAAGTGTCCGACGAACAACTGGACTGA
- the LOC131772244 gene encoding uncharacterized protein isoform X4: MAERNRTSRNNKMKRVQCVDEDVSSSDEPDPKRFMNDNSGSTKRRLKSKLIKVMVLFHRDVRKENGRVHLLKGKLGQLRKPERGQYKTRIPITTDMTKTIVEKQLRLQLPIVGDKGRLSCATAVDNRERLEFHNSPERVEDDSGTVWDGAGTLLDDPGTLQDCLGTGWDDPGTSCDDPGTSWDDQGTSWDDPGTSWDYPGTSWDDPGTSCDDPGTSWDDQGTSWDDPGTSWDDPGTSWDDLGTGWDDPGTEWDGTETVWDGTGTVGDDPGRECDDPGIVCDDPRTVWDGSGTVWDGSGTVWDGTKINRLIKGNSVLYVLFERTPESVNERPEPPKVNSCLLQDQMPELTDSPFFFSKKLKELKRKHDSSSSTVPEVQNLGASVKKQVLQSTSYSKGSKEGGQQSHQEQGDDSVNPTAGLLGPGLRQSSVEDHSKESQEVNKVRRSVENNATDSAYESTTGNTSGVDDNTEHSKVIIKLCPDKGPITGGTEFVICLDVKGIPENITSLQALFEGVGYVNLTPVTEGVYTGRSRASKITGNVTVTVHSPDGTWNSPNETEFIYHPVDNQQLHTLIAKVSDEQLD; the protein is encoded by the exons ATGGCGGAACGTAACAGAACATCAAGGAA CAATAAGATGAAGCGCGTTCAATGCGTAGATGAAGATGTGTCAAGCAGCGACGAGCCAGATCCTAAAAGATTCATGAATGATAACTCTGGCTCAACAAAACGCAGGTTAAAATCAAAGTTGATAAAAGTGATGGTATTATTCCACCGGGATGTCCGGAAAGAAAACGGGAGAGTACACCTTTTAAAAGGTAAACTGGGTCAATTAAGGAAGCCCGAACGAGGACAATATAAAACGAGGATTCCGATCACCACGGACATGACAAAAACGATTGTGGAGAAACAGCTCCGCCTGCAGTTACCGATTGTAGGAGATAAAGGAAG ATTAAGCTGTGCCACAGCTGTGGATAACAGAGAACGATTAGAGTTCCATAATAGCCCAGAAAGAGTAGAGGATGACTCAGGAACAGTATGGGATGGTGCAGGAACATTATTGGATGACCCAGGTACATTACAGGATTGCCTAGGAACAGGATGGGATGACCCAGGAACATCATGCGATGACCCAGGAACATCATGGGATGACCAGGGAACATCATGGGATGACCCAGGAACATCATGGGATTACCCAGGAACATCATGGGATGACCCAGGAACATCATGCGATGACCCAGGAACATCATGGGATGACCAGGGAACATCATGGGATGACCCAGGAACATCATGGGATGACCCAGGAACATCATGGGATGATCTAGGAACAGGATGGGATGACCCAGGAACAGAATGGGATGGCACAGAAACAGTATGGGATGGCACAGGAACAGTAGGGGATGACCCAGGAAGAGAATGTGATGACCCAGGAATAGTATGTGATGACCCAAGAACAGTATGGGATGGCTCAGGAACAGTA TGGGATGGCTCAGGAACAGTATGGGATGGAACCAAGATTAACAGGCTTATTAAGGGGAATTCTGTCCTTTATGTACTTTTCGag AGAACTCCTGAATCAGTAAATGAAAGACCAGAGCCTCCAAAAGTTAATAGTTGCCTATTACAAGATCAGATGCCTGAACTAACGG ATTcacctttcttcttttcaaaaaagctcaaagaactgaaaagaaaacatgattCCAGCTCTTCAACAGTACCAGAAGTTCAAAATTTAGGGGCAAGTGTAAAGAAGCAAG TATTGCAGAGCACAAGTTACTCTAAAGGTAGCAAAGAAGGAGGGCAGCAATCTCATCAGGAGCAAGGAGATGACAGTGTCAACCCAACTGCAGGCCTTCTTGGTCCAGGTTTGAGACAAAGTTCTGTAGAAGATCACTCTAAGGAATCCCAAGAAGTTAATAAG GTGAGGAGATCTGTTGAAAATAACGCCACAGACTCTGCATATGAATCCACTACTGGGAATACATCTGGTGTTGATGACAACACTGAGCATTCaaaag TGATAATAAAACTTTGCCCAGATAAAGGCCCCATAACg GGTGGTACAGagtttgttatttgccttgATGTTAAGGGTATTCCAGAAAATATCACATCACTGCAAGCTTTATTTGAGGGGGTTGGATACGTAAACCTAACACCAGTTACTGAAGGTGTCTACACTGGGCGTAGTCGAG CCTCTAAAATTACTGGGAATGTCACCGTTACGGTGCATTCTCCAGATGGTACATGGAACTCACCCAATGAAACAGAATTCATATACCATCCCGTTGATAATCAACAGCTCCACACACTGATTGCTAAAGTGTCCGACGAACAACTGGACTGA
- the LOC131772244 gene encoding uncharacterized protein isoform X1 codes for MAERNRTSRNNKMKRVQCVDEDVSSSDEPDPKRFMNDNSGSTKRRLKSKLIKVMVLFHRDVRKENGRVHLLKGKLGQLRKPERGQYKTRIPITTDMTKTIVEKQLRLQLPIVGDKGRLSCATAVDNRERLEFHNSPERVEDDSGTVWDGAGTLLDDPGTLQDCLGTGWDDPGTSCDDPGTSWDDQGTSWDDPGTSWDYPGTSWDDPGTSCDDPGTSWDDQGTSWDDPGTSWDDPGTSWDDLGTGWDDPGTEWDGTETVWDGTGTVGDDPGRECDDPGIVCDDPRTVWDGSGTVQDGLGTVSDDPGTVWDGSGTVWDGTKINRLIKGNSVLYVLFERTPESVNERPEPPKVNSCLLQDQMPELTDSPFFFSKKLKELKRKHDSSSSTVPEVQNLGASVKKQVLQSTSYSKGSKEGGQQSHQEQGDDSVNPTAGLLGPGLRQSSVEDHSKESQEVNKVRRSVENNATDSAYESTTGNTSGVDDNTEHSKVIIKLCPDKGPITGGTEFVICLDVKGIPENITSLQALFEGVGYVNLTPVTEGVYTGRSRASKITGNVTVTVHSPDGTWNSPNETEFIYHPVDNQQLHTLIAKVSDEQLD; via the exons ATGGCGGAACGTAACAGAACATCAAGGAA CAATAAGATGAAGCGCGTTCAATGCGTAGATGAAGATGTGTCAAGCAGCGACGAGCCAGATCCTAAAAGATTCATGAATGATAACTCTGGCTCAACAAAACGCAGGTTAAAATCAAAGTTGATAAAAGTGATGGTATTATTCCACCGGGATGTCCGGAAAGAAAACGGGAGAGTACACCTTTTAAAAGGTAAACTGGGTCAATTAAGGAAGCCCGAACGAGGACAATATAAAACGAGGATTCCGATCACCACGGACATGACAAAAACGATTGTGGAGAAACAGCTCCGCCTGCAGTTACCGATTGTAGGAGATAAAGGAAG ATTAAGCTGTGCCACAGCTGTGGATAACAGAGAACGATTAGAGTTCCATAATAGCCCAGAAAGAGTAGAGGATGACTCAGGAACAGTATGGGATGGTGCAGGAACATTATTGGATGACCCAGGTACATTACAGGATTGCCTAGGAACAGGATGGGATGACCCAGGAACATCATGCGATGACCCAGGAACATCATGGGATGACCAGGGAACATCATGGGATGACCCAGGAACATCATGGGATTACCCAGGAACATCATGGGATGACCCAGGAACATCATGCGATGACCCAGGAACATCATGGGATGACCAGGGAACATCATGGGATGACCCAGGAACATCATGGGATGACCCAGGAACATCATGGGATGATCTAGGAACAGGATGGGATGACCCAGGAACAGAATGGGATGGCACAGAAACAGTATGGGATGGCACAGGAACAGTAGGGGATGACCCAGGAAGAGAATGTGATGACCCAGGAATAGTATGTGATGACCCAAGAACAGTATGGGATGGCTCAGGAACAGTACAGGATGGCTTAGGAACAGTATCAGATGACCCAGGAACAGTTTGGGATGGCTCAGGAACAGTATGGGATGGAACCAAGATTAACAGGCTTATTAAGGGGAATTCTGTCCTTTATGTACTTTTCGag AGAACTCCTGAATCAGTAAATGAAAGACCAGAGCCTCCAAAAGTTAATAGTTGCCTATTACAAGATCAGATGCCTGAACTAACGG ATTcacctttcttcttttcaaaaaagctcaaagaactgaaaagaaaacatgattCCAGCTCTTCAACAGTACCAGAAGTTCAAAATTTAGGGGCAAGTGTAAAGAAGCAAG TATTGCAGAGCACAAGTTACTCTAAAGGTAGCAAAGAAGGAGGGCAGCAATCTCATCAGGAGCAAGGAGATGACAGTGTCAACCCAACTGCAGGCCTTCTTGGTCCAGGTTTGAGACAAAGTTCTGTAGAAGATCACTCTAAGGAATCCCAAGAAGTTAATAAG GTGAGGAGATCTGTTGAAAATAACGCCACAGACTCTGCATATGAATCCACTACTGGGAATACATCTGGTGTTGATGACAACACTGAGCATTCaaaag TGATAATAAAACTTTGCCCAGATAAAGGCCCCATAACg GGTGGTACAGagtttgttatttgccttgATGTTAAGGGTATTCCAGAAAATATCACATCACTGCAAGCTTTATTTGAGGGGGTTGGATACGTAAACCTAACACCAGTTACTGAAGGTGTCTACACTGGGCGTAGTCGAG CCTCTAAAATTACTGGGAATGTCACCGTTACGGTGCATTCTCCAGATGGTACATGGAACTCACCCAATGAAACAGAATTCATATACCATCCCGTTGATAATCAACAGCTCCACACACTGATTGCTAAAGTGTCCGACGAACAACTGGACTGA
- the LOC131772244 gene encoding uncharacterized protein isoform X3: protein MKRVQCVDEDVSSSDEPDPKRFMNDNSGSTKRRLKSKLIKVMVLFHRDVRKENGRVHLLKGKLGQLRKPERGQYKTRIPITTDMTKTIVEKQLRLQLPIVGDKGRLSCATAVDNRERLEFHNSPERVEDDSGTVWDGAGTLLDDPGTLQDCLGTGWDDPGTSCDDPGTSWDDQGTSWDDPGTSWDYPGTSWDDPGTSCDDPGTSWDDQGTSWDDPGTSWDDPGTSWDDLGTGWDDPGTEWDGTETVWDGTGTVGDDPGRECDDPGIVCDDPRTVWDGSGTVQDGLGTVSDDPGTVWDGSGTVWDGTKINRLIKGNSVLYVLFERTPESVNERPEPPKVNSCLLQDQMPELTDSPFFFSKKLKELKRKHDSSSSTVPEVQNLGASVKKQVLQSTSYSKGSKEGGQQSHQEQGDDSVNPTAGLLGPGLRQSSVEDHSKESQEVNKVRRSVENNATDSAYESTTGNTSGVDDNTEHSKVIIKLCPDKGPITGGTEFVICLDVKGIPENITSLQALFEGVGYVNLTPVTEGVYTGRSRASKITGNVTVTVHSPDGTWNSPNETEFIYHPVDNQQLHTLIAKVSDEQLD from the exons ATGAAGCGCGTTCAATGCGTAGATGAAGATGTGTCAAGCAGCGACGAGCCAGATCCTAAAAGATTCATGAATGATAACTCTGGCTCAACAAAACGCAGGTTAAAATCAAAGTTGATAAAAGTGATGGTATTATTCCACCGGGATGTCCGGAAAGAAAACGGGAGAGTACACCTTTTAAAAGGTAAACTGGGTCAATTAAGGAAGCCCGAACGAGGACAATATAAAACGAGGATTCCGATCACCACGGACATGACAAAAACGATTGTGGAGAAACAGCTCCGCCTGCAGTTACCGATTGTAGGAGATAAAGGAAG ATTAAGCTGTGCCACAGCTGTGGATAACAGAGAACGATTAGAGTTCCATAATAGCCCAGAAAGAGTAGAGGATGACTCAGGAACAGTATGGGATGGTGCAGGAACATTATTGGATGACCCAGGTACATTACAGGATTGCCTAGGAACAGGATGGGATGACCCAGGAACATCATGCGATGACCCAGGAACATCATGGGATGACCAGGGAACATCATGGGATGACCCAGGAACATCATGGGATTACCCAGGAACATCATGGGATGACCCAGGAACATCATGCGATGACCCAGGAACATCATGGGATGACCAGGGAACATCATGGGATGACCCAGGAACATCATGGGATGACCCAGGAACATCATGGGATGATCTAGGAACAGGATGGGATGACCCAGGAACAGAATGGGATGGCACAGAAACAGTATGGGATGGCACAGGAACAGTAGGGGATGACCCAGGAAGAGAATGTGATGACCCAGGAATAGTATGTGATGACCCAAGAACAGTATGGGATGGCTCAGGAACAGTACAGGATGGCTTAGGAACAGTATCAGATGACCCAGGAACAGTTTGGGATGGCTCAGGAACAGTATGGGATGGAACCAAGATTAACAGGCTTATTAAGGGGAATTCTGTCCTTTATGTACTTTTCGag AGAACTCCTGAATCAGTAAATGAAAGACCAGAGCCTCCAAAAGTTAATAGTTGCCTATTACAAGATCAGATGCCTGAACTAACGG ATTcacctttcttcttttcaaaaaagctcaaagaactgaaaagaaaacatgattCCAGCTCTTCAACAGTACCAGAAGTTCAAAATTTAGGGGCAAGTGTAAAGAAGCAAG TATTGCAGAGCACAAGTTACTCTAAAGGTAGCAAAGAAGGAGGGCAGCAATCTCATCAGGAGCAAGGAGATGACAGTGTCAACCCAACTGCAGGCCTTCTTGGTCCAGGTTTGAGACAAAGTTCTGTAGAAGATCACTCTAAGGAATCCCAAGAAGTTAATAAG GTGAGGAGATCTGTTGAAAATAACGCCACAGACTCTGCATATGAATCCACTACTGGGAATACATCTGGTGTTGATGACAACACTGAGCATTCaaaag TGATAATAAAACTTTGCCCAGATAAAGGCCCCATAACg GGTGGTACAGagtttgttatttgccttgATGTTAAGGGTATTCCAGAAAATATCACATCACTGCAAGCTTTATTTGAGGGGGTTGGATACGTAAACCTAACACCAGTTACTGAAGGTGTCTACACTGGGCGTAGTCGAG CCTCTAAAATTACTGGGAATGTCACCGTTACGGTGCATTCTCCAGATGGTACATGGAACTCACCCAATGAAACAGAATTCATATACCATCCCGTTGATAATCAACAGCTCCACACACTGATTGCTAAAGTGTCCGACGAACAACTGGACTGA